One window of the Populus trichocarpa isolate Nisqually-1 chromosome 9, P.trichocarpa_v4.1, whole genome shotgun sequence genome contains the following:
- the LOC7464044 gene encoding putative pentatricopeptide repeat-containing protein At3g18840, producing MRSLRVGLIHHVRSIKSGFTLPILTSNQLIHLYSKHCLINEAQKLFDEMPRRNIYSWNTIISAHVKSQNLAQAKSIFDSASVRDLVTYNSMLSGYADVDGYERNALELFVEMHSKSNDIGVDDFTVTSMVKLFAKLSNLCYGRQLHSYMVKTGNDRSGFVVSSLIDMYSKCGCYKEACGIFRGSEKEGGIDLVSKNAMVAACCREGEMEMALGLFWRENELNDSVSWNTLISGYVQNGYPLEALKLFVCMGENGVKWNEHTFGSVLSACADLRNLKIGKEMHAWILKNGLSSSAFVESGIVDVYCKGGNMKYAESFHLTSGTGSSFSITSMIVGYSSQGNMVEACRLFDSLEEKNSIVWAALFGGYVKLNQCEAIFELLCLYIAKEAAIPDALILVSALSVCAFQAALGPGKQIHGYVYRMGIEMDIKMTTAMIDMYSKCGSIPYAEKMFLKVIERDLVLYNVMVAGYAHHGYEIKAINLFQEMLERGVGPDAITFVALLSACRHRGLVDLGERTFYSMTEDYLILPETDHYACMIDLYGRASQLEKMVLFMQRIPIEYQDAAVAGAFFNACRLNKNTELAREAEEKLLKIEGDSGARYVQLANAYAAEGNWAEMGRIRKEMRGKEAKKFAGCSWVYLDNGVHTFISGDRTHSKAVCIYSMLDFLTSELYEIAGVFC from the coding sequence ATGAGGTCCTTAAGAGTTGGACTAATACACCATGTCCGATCCATAAAGTCCGGTTTTACATTACCAATATTAACCTCTAATCAACTCATTCACTTATACTCCAAACACTGCCTGATAAATGAAGCCCAGAAACTGTTCGATGAAATGCCTCGTAGAAATATTTACTCTTGGAACACAATAATATCTGCCCACGTAAAATCCCAAAACTTAGCACAAGCAAAATCCATTTTTGATTCCGCTTCTGTTAGGGATTTGGTCACTTATAATTCTATGTTATCTGGTTATGCTGACGTGGATGGATATGAAAGAAATGCCCTTGAATTGTTTGTTGAAATGCACAGCAAGAGTAATGATATTGGTGTTGATGATTTTACTGTTACGAGTATGGTCAAACTGTTTGCTAAGTTATCTAATTTGTGTTATGGGAGGCAATTGCATTCATATATGGTGAAAACTGGTAACGATAGAAGCGGGTTTGTTGTGAGTTCTTTGATTGACATGTATTCGAAATGTGGGTGTTATAAAGAGGCCTGCGGTATCTTTAGAGGGAGTGAAAAAGAAGGGGGTATTGATTTGGTTTCAAAGAATGCGATGGTGGCAGCATGTTGTAGAGAAGGGGAAATGGAGATGGCTTTGGGGTTGTTTTGGAGGGAAAATGAGTTGAACGATTCGGTTTCGTGGAATACATTGATTTCTGGTTATGTTCAAAATGGTTATCCACTGGAGGCATTGAAGTTGTTTGTTTGTATGGGGGAGAATGGTGTTAAATGGAATGAGCATACTTTTGGTAGTGTTTTGAGTGCTTGTGCTGATTTAAGGAACTTGAAGATTGGTAAGGAAATGCATGCTTGGATTTTGAAGAATGGATTGAGTTCGAGTGCTTTTGTAGAAAGTGGCATTGTTGATGTTTATTGCAAGGGTGGGAATATGAAGTATGCAGAGTCATTCCATTTGACAAGCGGGACTGGAAGTTCCTTCTCCATCACTTCAATGATTGTGGGGTATTCTTCACAAGGAAACATGGTGGAAGCTTGTAGGCTTTTTGATTCGTTGGAAGAGAAGAATTCTATCGTTTGGGCTGCATTATTTGGTGGTTATGTCAAATTGAATCAATGTGAAGCTATTTTTGAACTTCTATGCTTGTATATAGCCAAGGAAGCTGCAATTCCTGATGCTTTGATCCTTGTCAGTGCACTTAGTGTGTGTGCATTCCAAGCTGCGCTTGGTCCTGGGAAGCAAATTCATGGTTATGTATACAGAATGGGGATTGAAATGGACATCAAGATGACTACTGCTATGATTGATATGTACTCAAAATGTGGAAGTATACCATATGCAGAAAAAATGTTCCTGAAAGTTATTGAAAGAGATTTAGTCCTTTACAATGTAATGGTAGCCGGTTATGCTCATCATGGGTATGAGATTAAAGCTATAAATCTGTTTCAGGAAATGTTGGAGAGAGGAGTTGGACCAGATGCTATTACCTTTGTTGCCCTCCTGTCAGCTTGCCGTCACCGTGGGTTGGTAGATTTGGGTGAAAGAACTTTTTATTCCATGACAGAAGATTATCTCATACTGCCTGAAACTGATCACTATGCATGCATGATTGATCTTTATGGAAGGGCTAGCCAGCTAGAAAAGATGGTCCTATTCATGCAAAGAATCCCTATAGAATATCAAGATGCTGCTGTCGCTGGGGCATTTTTTAATGCATGTAGGCTAAATAAGAACACAGAATTAGCAAGAGAGGCAGAGGAGAAACTGTTAAAGATTGAAGGTGATAGTGGAGCTCGCTATGTGCAGTTGGCTAATGCTTATGCAGCGGAAGGGAACTGGGCTGAGATGGGTAGGATTAGGAAGGAGATGAGAGGAAAGGAGGCCAAGAAGTTTGCTGGTTGTAGTTGGGTATACTTGGATAATGGAGTCCATACATTTATATCCGGTGACAGAACTCATTCAAAAGCAGTGTGTATCTATTCAATGTTGGACTTCTTGACATCAGAACTTTATGAAATCGCTGGAGTATTCTGTTAG